TAGTTTCAGGCTTTATGCTGTTAACCGGAGTTACGGACGGGCTGGCCAAAGGATTTCTAGCTGCACCGATCCCCTCCTCTAGCATCCCAGTCCCGGCTGCTTTCGGTTTCGGATGAGCCAAGGCCGTCGCATTGTTTCAGAGCCATCATACGCGTTGATCATTAACGCTCATTTCCATAACACTTTTCCCCTGAGAAGATCATCGGCGTGTCTATCCTAGCCGCAGACTCCGCTTCGAGATCCTTGAATCGCTTCCACGCACCGAATCGAGACGAAATTATAACCGGAAACGGAAGCGAATCAGggatgaaaacaaaagaaaagcaCAGCTTGTTAACCACCAGCGGTAATTAATCGCGTTTCATGGTTATCGTGCCTGAGCAGTCTTGTAGTCCAAGTATCTGAAACTTTGGAAACGTTAAGCGGCGTGTTGCAGAATGCTGAAGATAACCGGGTATTTGCATATTTACGAGTAGAACCCGAGAGAGGATAGCTGCAGCAGTTTGAAACGTTAACTACTCTCTGTCCCGGAAGAGCAACGCGATTTTATACAGCGGTAACTCCAGGGAAGCGGGAACAAGTATTGACAGtaaatttcattccaattataaattcaaataaaccACCTAAGAAAATTCTCGTCCCGCAGTGTCGTTAAAacgttgttgttttttctttttttatttttctttctttttaattatttttcattcctctcCCCTTCAATTCTTCTAATCTCATCCCGCTCCCACGCGTGTAACGTAATCTCAACTTATCTCGCACGAAGAGAAATTCGTTTTCATATCACCTCTGAACCCCCGAGCCTGATCAGCTTTGATCATCGTTTCCGGGAAATCGGATTAGCATTTTCACCCACATTCTAAAAACTCTCAGCCACGCATATAAATACAATTAATTAACAGCCGTGCATCAACCGGccacagaaaacaaaaaataaatatataaataagaaaCGTTCGTGAGAATTAATGACGAGTTTGGTAATTCTGGGTTAAATTTCGATCCATATTtcatcatgaaaaaaaaaagaagaaagaaacgtTGATACTCTCACGGGTAGATCTCGTTCCCCGGTTTCGTTTACACCGTCAAACAACGGTGCTAATTACCCGCGCCCGTCGAAATTCACCTCTCGAGTAACATTCGTTCCTTGATTCGGCAATGCGTTGCCATAAAaaggtgtaaaattgaaatctcCTATCAGAACATGGCGATGCGAAGAAGAATAATCGAAGAAGGATCGATCGCGTGCGGTTAGATCCGATGCACGGATGAGCAATGACGGTCGATGCGAAACGAGCGAAACTCAGAGACAGACGCGGACTTTGAAGCAGGGGGGAAATATCGCCGACTGGGGGCAGCAAGCTGGCACCGTGAAGATGTTACTCTACTTGCGGTGTTTCACTTTCACTAACCCCGGCCCTCCCACGAGCCGATCTCCCGGGTGTCCCGGAGATGGGACTGAGGCCCCCACCAGACTGGCCCGCGAGGCTTCTTCCCCTCGCTCCCCGGGGCGGGTCAGTGGCGTCGTGAGGTCGAACCGTGCTTTGGATGGCTTCGGATGTTGGCTATGGTGACAAGGGGCGGAGGGGGGCGCACGGCGGTAGACAGAGCCGAAGAAAAGTCACCAGGAATCAAGTCACCCTGATGATCATCGCGCGGGTTCGCGCCTAACGCCGCTGCATTTGATATACTCGGTGGATGGTGGGGGGCCTCCTCGATCCCCGGACACTCTGGGTTCAATCGTCGGGGTGAGATCTACGGAGGTATATATGTACCCCGAATACTCCTCCGTAGTCAGTCACCTTCTGACTTACCTTTGATCGACTCTTCTCGAGAGGATCAGTCAGGTGAgtttcttctacttcttctctggtttttttttttttttttttgatattgtGAATCGCTTATGGCTCGCACGCAGCCACGAGTTTCGCGGTTTGTTTTTGTGATAAATTCACCTCGAGGTATCGAACTTTGATCCagttattgaattttcaaagtggCTACGTCGTTCagagtttcgttttttctcagCATCCTACTTCAACCCAGTTCTTAATTTCAGAATTACACCTTAAGGGAGGCAGCACCAACAATCATGAAGTCGTGGTCGCTGTGGATAGGTGAGCCTGACATTTGTGACACTTTCGCTACTCTGacacttttgttttttaatcaaaatatcGAACGTTTCAAAAAACTCGATcgtaaacaatttttcgctGCTATAATTACACCAGTTTTCtcgatttcgaaaataatatttcgcaTAAATCGAATCGTCATTTCTCTTCGTAGAAGAGAAAATATCTAGAAATTCGAATCGAGGGCGAAAGATTGACCCTCTTGTGCGTTATGGCATCATTGTGTAGGCAACATGACGGACGATGTGAGATGGGGTAGACAGTCGGTATTAAAGACGGTCGCACGaaagaaatgaattgaaaaatctgtgaCATAACTTCCCGCTAATTAATCAGGGGCATTGTTCTTGCTCGCTCGATTCACACAAGGTATtaagcatatatatatgtgtgtgcgcGTTCGTACATGGACGATAGTTCATGTACTTATGCATAGGAGTGGAGGCGAGAGCTGTGTGTTTCACATCTGAGAGATAAACAGATCAGATCTGGTCGCGCGTGTGTTGTTTGCGTGACCATCAGTGTTAATCACACGCAGCATGGGCGAAGTAAATGAAGGAACACGTATCCTCAACGGGGATTATATAGTGTCATGCAGCGAAACGCAGAGCCGCGGGCTGCTGGTCTGACAATGAGATCGCTTATCTAAGTTTCGTAATAGAACTTACCCGCGATGAGCATTAACTTGGCAGCAACCAACCAACGAACCAACCAAGCAAACAACCGAGTATAAGGATGTAATTGTAACATTTCCTCTGTTTCAGCCTTGCTGGCTATCGCCCGTACATCTTTGGTAAGTTTGTGTACCCACATGCGCGTGTAAAGGAGCTTGGCGATATTGCAACATATTTAAATTACATACCCGCGCTGCTTTGACCTCCAGACCTGAGTTCTCAGTTGCCTCTGCAAACGGCGCATCAATCTCATTGTCTTTTCATCCTTTCAGGCAGAAGAAGGTTATAGCTATCCGCGTCCTGCCAATCCCCTGATACCCAGTACGCCTGGAAGTCCTTCAAAGCCCACAAGCTCAGGTGGCTTTCCGTCCACTCCATCCACCGGAAAACCGGAAGGTCCAACCAGTGGCCAAAATCCCCAAGGAGGATATCCTAGCTCAGGATTCCCCGGTCAGCTTGAGACCCAAGGACCCACTGGCTACCCATCCGATGGTCAAGGATACCCTAGTGGGCGCCCGGGTGGACAGGGACCCTCGCCAGGCTACCCCAGTGGTCGTCCTGGTGGTCAGAGACCAAATGGCGGACAAGGACCAAGTGGAAACTACCCCAGCGGTGGACAAGGACCGTCTCCAGGATATCCTAGTGGGCGTCCTGGTGGCCAAGGGCCCAGCGGTGGACAGGGAACAAGCGGAAACTATCCTACTGGTGGACAAGGTCCATCATCAGGATATCCCAGTGGTCGTCCAGGCAGTCAAGGACCCATCGGTGGACAAGGACCATCAACGGAATATCCTAGTGGACTTCCTGATGGCCAGGGACCTAGCGGTGGACAGGGACCGTCGACTGGATATCCCAGTGGACGTCCCGGTAGCCAAGGACCATCAAGTGGATATCCCAGTGGACGTCCCGGTAGCCAAGGACCATCGACTGGATATCCCAGTGGCCGTCCCGGTGGCCAAGGACCAAATGCTCCAAATGGTGAACAGAAACCAAGTGTGAATTATCCAATTGGTGGACAAGGACCGTCATCTGGTTACCCTAGTGGACGTCCTGGTGGCCAGGGATCTAACGGGGGTCAAGGGCCGAGTGGAAATTACCCAAGTGGAGAGCAAGCACCTTCATCTGGATACCCCAGCGGACGTCCTAATAGCCAGGGACCTAATGGAAGTCAAGGAACATCATCTGGATACCCTAGTGGACGCCCTGGTAGCCAAGGGCCCAATGGGGGTCAAGGGCCGAGTGGAAATTACCCAAGCGGAGGACAAGGACCATCATCTGGATATCCGACCGGACGTCCTGGTGGCCAGGGACCGAATGGTGGACAAAGGCCAAGTGGAAATTATCCAAGTAGTGGACAAGGACCGAGTGGAAACTACCCAAGTGGTGGACAAGGGCCAAGTGGAAATTACCCAAGTGGTGGCCAAGGACCAAGTGGAAACTATCCTAGCGGACGTCCAGGTGGTCAAAGACCTAATGGTGGACAAGGACCTCAAGGACCGGGAGAGTATCCTAACGGAGGTCAGGGTCCCCAAGGACCCAGTGGCGGATTCCCAAGCGGTGGACAAGGACCAACTGGCGGATTCCCAAGCGGAGGGCAAGGACCAAGTGGTGGATTCCCCAGCGGTGGACAAGGACCAAGTGGCGGATTCCCAAGCGGTGGACAAGGATCAAGTGGCGGATTCCCAAGCGGAGGGCAAGGACCAAGTGGTGGATTCCCCAGCGGTGGACAAGGACCAAGTGGCGGATTCCCAAGCGGTGGACAAGGATCAAGTGGCGGATTCCCAACCGGTGGGCAAGGACCAAGTGGTGGATTCCCAAGCGGTGGACAAGGACCAAGTGGTGGATTCCCCAGCGGTGGACAAGGACCAAGTGGTGGATTCCCGAGTGGTGGAAAAGGACCAAACGGCGGATTCCCCATCGGTGGACAGGGACCAAGCGGTGGATTCCCGAGTGGTGGGCAGGGGCCTGATGGTGGATTCCCAGGTGGGCAGACGGTCCAATATGACGAAGGTAGCCAGGATGACGGTGATTACTCCGCGATTCCGGGTGAACCTGGTCGCGATTATCCCATCTACGCTGACATCCCCCAAACTGGATTCAGTTGTGACTCTCAGCAATTCCCGGGCTACTACGCGGACGTCGAAGCGCAGTGTCAGGTGTTCCACATTTGCTCCAACAACCAAACCTACGACTTCCTCTGCCCGAACGGAACGATCTTCCATCAGCAATACTTCGTGTGCGTGTGGTGGAACCAGTTTGACTGCAACTCTGCGCCTAGTCTGTTCTACCTGAATCAAAACATTTACGATTACTCCATCACGGGCTCCCCTGGCCCGCAAGGACCGGTCGGAGGTTATCCGCAGCCTGGAAACCAACAGGGCCCATCCGGTCCCTCATTCCCATCAAACCAAGGTCCTCAGGGTGGAAGTGGAAGCCCTGGCGTAGGATTCCCAGATAACAATGGACCACAGGGTCCCTCAGGACCATTCGGACCATCAAGACCATCTGGACCATTGGGACCATCAAGACCATCAGGGCCACTGGGACCGTCCGGATCATCAGGACCCCAAGGACAGGGACAAGGCTATCCCCAAGGACCCCAGGGTGGAAATGGCCCAAGCGGATATCCTGGAAACAAACCTCAGGGACCCCAAGGTCCTCAGGGAAATTATCCATCCCAGAGCTTCCCGGCAGGTAACAAACCCTCAGGTCAAGGATACCCGCAAGGAACGCAAGGATTCCCCGGCAGCAGCAAACCTCAGGGACCATCAGGACCATCGGGACAGTCTGGATATCCTCAGGGACCTCAGGGTGGAAGCGGTCCAGGAGGTTACCCCACCTCAGGTTTCCCTGGAGGTAACAAGCCTCAGCGACCATCAGGACCCTCCGGACCATCGGGACAATCCGGATACCCTCAGGGACCACAGGGTGGAAATACTCCCAGTGGGTACCCACAATCAGGCTTCCCTGGTGACAACAAGCCTCAGGGACCATCGGGACCATCGGGGCCATCAGGTCAAGGAACGCAAGGGTTCCCTGGCAGCAGCAGACCTCAGGGACCATCGGGACCATCGGGACAATCTGGATATCCTCAAACACCTCAAGGCGGAAGTAGTCCAGGCGGATATCCAGGATCAGGTTTTCCTGGAAGCAGCAAACCCCAGGGACAATCAGGACAAGGTTATCCTCAGAATACGCAAGGAGGTTTTCCAAGCAACAGGCCTCAGGGACCATCGGGACCTTCTGGAAC
This region of Neodiprion fabricii isolate iyNeoFabr1 chromosome 7, iyNeoFabr1.1, whole genome shotgun sequence genomic DNA includes:
- the LOC124186267 gene encoding collagen alpha-1(I) chain-like, whose translation is MKSWSLWIALLAIARTSLAEEGYSYPRPANPLIPSTPGSPSKPTSSGGFPSTPSTGKPEGPTSGQNPQGGYPSSGFPGQLETQGPTGYPSDGQGYPSGRPGGQGPSPGYPSGRPGGQRPNGGQGPSGNYPSGGQGPSPGYPSGRPGGQGPSGGQGTSGNYPTGGQGPSSGYPSGRPGSQGPIGGQGPSTEYPSGLPDGQGPSGGQGPSTGYPSGRPGSQGPSSGYPSGRPGSQGPSTGYPSGRPGGQGPNAPNGEQKPSVNYPIGGQGPSSGYPSGRPGGQGSNGGQGPSGNYPSGEQAPSSGYPSGRPNSQGPNGSQGTSSGYPSGRPGSQGPNGGQGPSGNYPSGGQGPSSGYPTGRPGGQGPNGGQRPSGNYPSSGQGPSGNYPSGGQGPSGNYPSGGQGPSGNYPSGRPGGQRPNGGQGPQGPGEYPNGGQGPQGPSGGFPSGGQGPTGGFPSGGQGPSGGFPSGGQGPSGGFPSGGQGSSGGFPSGGQGPSGGFPSGGQGPSGGFPSGGQGSSGGFPTGGQGPSGGFPSGGQGPSGGFPSGGQGPSGGFPSGGKGPNGGFPIGGQGPSGGFPSGGQGPDGGFPGGQTVQYDEGSQDDGDYSAIPGEPGRDYPIYADIPQTGFSCDSQQFPGYYADVEAQCQVFHICSNNQTYDFLCPNGTIFHQQYFVCVWWNQFDCNSAPSLFYLNQNIYDYSITGSPGPQGPVGGYPQPGNQQGPSGPSFPSNQGPQGGSGSPGVGFPDNNGPQGPSGPFGPSRPSGPLGPSRPSGPLGPSGSSGPQGQGQGYPQGPQGGNGPSGYPGNKPQGPQGPQGNYPSQSFPAGNKPSGQGYPQGTQGFPGSSKPQGPSGPSGQSGYPQGPQGGSGPGGYPTSGFPGGNKPQRPSGPSGPSGQSGYPQGPQGGNTPSGYPQSGFPGDNKPQGPSGPSGPSGQGTQGFPGSSRPQGPSGPSGQSGYPQTPQGGSSPGGYPGSGFPGSSKPQGQSGQGYPQNTQGGFPSNRPQGPSGPSGTAGQGGSDGYPSGRPSGPAFPTNPLGFPGGKVPQSDNPFPSEGPSEPDRGYLPPRAG